Proteins encoded within one genomic window of Sphaerotilus montanus:
- a CDS encoding Lrp/AsnC family transcriptional regulator, producing MNELDRRDALILTELQRDSRQSIAQIAERTGLSTTPCWKRLRELEARGVITAYTALVDREQVGLGLCVIAEVNLSPHTEDTVQRFEREVAACPPIVSCYSTTGQSDYVMRVLVRDIKAYDRFLHDTVFKLPGVTHVRSSMVLREVKAQGRLPIEVPAGGVGG from the coding sequence ATGAATGAACTTGACCGCCGGGACGCCCTGATCCTGACCGAACTGCAGCGCGACTCGCGCCAGTCCATCGCCCAGATCGCCGAGCGCACGGGCCTGTCCACGACGCCGTGCTGGAAGCGGCTGCGCGAGCTGGAGGCGCGCGGCGTCATCACCGCCTACACCGCGCTGGTGGACCGCGAGCAGGTGGGGCTCGGCCTGTGCGTGATCGCCGAGGTGAACCTGTCGCCGCACACCGAGGACACGGTGCAGCGCTTCGAGCGCGAGGTCGCCGCCTGCCCGCCGATCGTGAGCTGCTACAGCACGACGGGGCAGAGCGACTACGTGATGCGCGTGCTGGTGCGCGACATCAAGGCGTATGACCGCTTCCTGCACGACACCGTGTTCAAGCTGCCGGGGGTGACGCATGTGCGGTCGAGCATGGTGCTGCGGGAGGTGAAGGCGCAGGGGCGGTTGCCGATCGAGGTGCCGGCGGGTGGGGTGGGGGGTTGA
- a CDS encoding GNAT family N-acetyltransferase: MLIRPARPEDHAQWLPLWKGYQTFYRASIPDAVTATTWQRFHTPEEPMHCAVAEVEGQLVGIVHYLFHRSCWTTGDYCYLQDLYAAPDHRGQGIGRALIEHVYAAATQAGTSRVHWLTHETNLDAMQLYDRIADKSGFVQYRRLLG, translated from the coding sequence ATGCTGATCCGACCCGCCCGCCCCGAGGACCACGCCCAGTGGCTCCCGCTCTGGAAGGGCTACCAGACCTTCTACCGCGCCAGCATTCCGGACGCGGTCACCGCCACGACCTGGCAGCGCTTCCACACGCCGGAGGAGCCGATGCACTGTGCCGTCGCCGAGGTCGAGGGCCAGCTGGTGGGGATCGTCCACTACCTCTTCCACCGCAGCTGCTGGACCACCGGCGACTACTGCTACCTGCAGGACCTGTACGCCGCGCCCGACCACCGTGGCCAGGGCATCGGCCGGGCACTGATCGAGCATGTCTACGCCGCGGCAACGCAGGCCGGCACCTCGCGTGTCCACTGGCTGACCCACGAGACCAACCTCGACGCGATGCAGCTCTACGACCGGATCGCCGACAAGAGCGGCTTCGTGCAGTACCGACGGCTACTGGGCTGA
- a CDS encoding helix-turn-helix domain-containing protein, with protein sequence MDKRYLPLPVSEQVLLRRQAIEEVLAHPEWTLADAIRHLKKSMRLTSAELARLAGVSHRTVQDIEQGRSEGTVQTMNRLLGIVGLKLGVVRRMSEDP encoded by the coding sequence ATGGACAAGCGCTACCTCCCTCTGCCGGTCAGTGAACAGGTGCTGCTGCGCCGTCAGGCGATCGAGGAGGTGCTCGCTCACCCCGAGTGGACGCTGGCTGACGCGATCCGCCACCTGAAGAAGTCCATGCGCCTGACCAGCGCCGAGCTGGCGCGGCTGGCGGGTGTGTCACACCGAACCGTGCAGGACATCGAGCAGGGGCGCAGCGAGGGCACGGTGCAGACGATGAACCGGCTGCTGGGCATCGTCGGGCTGAAACTTGGCGTGGTGCGGCGGATGTCGGAGGATCCGTGA
- a CDS encoding type II toxin-antitoxin system HipA family toxin yields the protein MNSQCTIQLFTAGAWCDVGSVSLFASAQLGWRAHSYTGYEVAWAVEHEGARDAHAFTCRFPVGLAPLDLPHWPVFLIDLLPQGFGREEMLRRLNLPETAAEPADWPLLLAGAANPIGHLRIREAAEWLADRAGECRGFTDEEVAERGGDFTDHLAAHGLFVAGSSGVQGEWPKLLLTRAADGLLYLDHTLPDAQARAHYIVKFGRGRSEPLAEILRHEAVYMGLAQRLGLRVHAPLVLRGRALFIPRFDRRIDADGVERLAQESIASLTGTAGFGTVPSHDAVCHQLVRRCADPQTEVLEYLRRDIANLALGNKDNHARNTALQRDFSGHVALSPLFDFAPMFLHPDGIGRRMRWAEGDAGSPDWSRVLDAVGRDPVLDRAALCDGLRQMAPALASIAREGVALGLSSAVHALLRPGIESLARQLDGLR from the coding sequence ATGAATTCCCAATGCACCATCCAACTGTTCACTGCTGGCGCTTGGTGTGATGTCGGCAGTGTCAGCCTGTTCGCGTCGGCGCAGCTGGGCTGGCGAGCCCATAGCTACACCGGCTATGAGGTGGCCTGGGCCGTCGAGCATGAGGGTGCGCGCGACGCCCATGCGTTCACCTGCCGCTTCCCGGTCGGGCTCGCGCCGCTGGACTTGCCGCACTGGCCGGTGTTCCTGATCGACCTGCTGCCGCAGGGCTTCGGTCGGGAGGAGATGCTGCGGCGGCTGAACCTGCCGGAGACGGCTGCCGAACCGGCGGATTGGCCGCTGCTGCTGGCGGGGGCTGCGAATCCGATCGGGCATCTGCGCATCCGCGAGGCCGCCGAATGGCTGGCCGACCGGGCAGGCGAGTGCCGCGGCTTCACGGACGAAGAGGTGGCCGAGCGTGGCGGCGATTTCACCGATCACCTGGCGGCGCATGGCCTGTTCGTGGCGGGCTCTTCCGGTGTGCAGGGCGAGTGGCCCAAATTGCTGCTGACGCGGGCCGCGGATGGGTTGCTGTACCTGGACCACACACTGCCCGATGCGCAGGCCCGTGCGCACTACATCGTCAAGTTCGGCCGTGGGCGCAGCGAGCCGCTGGCCGAGATCCTGCGCCACGAGGCGGTCTACATGGGGTTGGCGCAGCGACTTGGGCTGCGGGTGCACGCGCCGCTGGTGCTGCGCGGGCGGGCCTTGTTCATTCCGCGGTTTGACCGCCGGATCGACGCGGACGGGGTCGAGCGGCTGGCCCAGGAAAGCATCGCGTCGCTGACCGGCACCGCCGGCTTCGGCACTGTGCCCAGCCATGACGCGGTCTGCCACCAGCTGGTGCGGCGCTGTGCCGATCCGCAGACCGAGGTGCTCGAATACCTGCGGCGCGACATCGCCAATCTGGCGCTGGGCAACAAGGACAACCACGCCCGCAACACGGCGCTGCAGCGTGACTTCAGCGGGCATGTCGCGCTGTCGCCGTTGTTCGATTTCGCGCCGATGTTCCTGCATCCCGATGGCATCGGGCGGCGAATGCGCTGGGCCGAGGGCGACGCAGGCAGTCCGGACTGGTCGCGGGTGCTTGATGCCGTCGGCCGGGACCCCGTGCTGGACCGTGCGGCCTTGTGCGACGGGCTGCGGCAGATGGCACCGGCGCTGGCCAGCATCGCGCGCGAGGGTGTGGCGCTGGGCTTGTCTTCGGCGGTCCACGCCCTGCTGCGCCCCGGCATCGAGTCGCTGGCCCGCCAGCTGGACGGACTGCGCTGA
- a CDS encoding ATP-binding protein gives MLRELNSVDESPGIEAKRASGAGKSVLETIIAFANEPALGGGYLLLGVERIGPGQAYHAVGVTDPDKLQSDLASQCASQLNQPLRPRMRVESIDGQAVLVVFVAEVPLTDKPVYLRATGLPRGAFRRIGSTDQRCTDDDLWALRRIDEPQPGFDAKVVEDCSLDELDPDAVAEYRRLRRLVNPQAEELGYSDDDLLEALLAARRVGGVLKPTVAGVLLFGRPLTLRRLFPTAEVSYVRVVGTEWVADPERRFAATLDVRKGALLAFRQIAAAIEDDLPRGFYLPPGAMQSLQEPLVPRQAFREALANAIIHRSYRFNQPTMVVRYSDRIEFINTGCSLKPVAELGRTGPAQRNPVLAAVFRDVEIAEAKGSGIRTIRRVCEAHGCPAPEFESRREAGTFVTVLRLPVIEAEAADQKVASEVATLPPELATLVATLQGRMTRDHLRAGIVRLCAWRPLSGGELAELLGRDRHYLRNKHLIPMVASGVLALRHPGQPNHPQQAYVVA, from the coding sequence TTGCTGCGGGAACTCAACAGCGTCGATGAATCGCCTGGCATCGAGGCCAAGCGCGCCTCCGGTGCGGGGAAATCGGTGCTGGAAACGATCATCGCCTTTGCCAACGAGCCGGCGCTGGGCGGTGGTTATCTGCTGCTGGGTGTCGAGCGGATCGGGCCGGGGCAGGCGTATCACGCGGTCGGGGTGACGGATCCGGACAAGCTGCAATCCGATCTGGCGAGCCAGTGCGCCAGCCAGCTCAACCAGCCCTTGCGCCCACGCATGCGGGTCGAATCGATCGACGGGCAGGCAGTGCTGGTGGTGTTCGTGGCCGAGGTGCCACTCACCGACAAGCCGGTCTACCTGCGCGCCACCGGGCTGCCTCGCGGCGCGTTCCGGCGCATCGGCTCGACCGATCAGCGCTGTACCGACGACGACCTGTGGGCGCTGCGCCGCATCGACGAGCCGCAGCCCGGTTTTGACGCGAAGGTGGTCGAGGACTGCTCACTCGACGAACTCGATCCCGACGCGGTGGCCGAATACCGGCGACTGCGGCGGCTGGTGAATCCGCAGGCGGAGGAGCTGGGCTACAGCGACGACGACTTGCTCGAAGCACTGCTGGCGGCGCGGCGCGTGGGCGGGGTACTCAAGCCGACAGTGGCGGGGGTGCTGCTGTTCGGTCGGCCGCTGACGTTGCGGCGGCTGTTTCCGACAGCGGAGGTGTCGTATGTGCGGGTGGTCGGCACCGAGTGGGTGGCCGATCCGGAGCGCCGCTTTGCCGCGACGCTGGACGTGCGCAAGGGCGCGCTGCTGGCGTTTCGGCAGATCGCAGCAGCCATCGAGGACGACCTGCCGCGCGGCTTCTACCTGCCGCCCGGCGCGATGCAGAGCCTGCAGGAGCCGCTGGTGCCGCGTCAGGCGTTCCGCGAGGCGCTGGCGAACGCGATCATTCACCGCAGCTACCGTTTCAACCAGCCGACGATGGTGGTGCGCTACAGCGACCGCATCGAGTTCATCAACACCGGCTGTTCGCTCAAGCCGGTGGCCGAACTGGGGCGCACCGGGCCGGCACAGCGCAACCCGGTGCTGGCGGCGGTGTTCCGAGATGTGGAAATCGCCGAGGCGAAGGGCAGCGGCATTCGCACGATCCGCCGTGTCTGCGAGGCACATGGCTGTCCGGCGCCCGAGTTCGAGTCGCGGCGGGAGGCGGGGACGTTCGTGACGGTGCTGCGGTTGCCGGTGATCGAGGCGGAGGCGGCGGATCAGAAGGTTGCAAGCGAGGTTGCAACCTTGCCGCCCGAGCTTGCAACCTTGGTGGCGACTTTGCAGGGGCGAATGACGCGGGATCACTTGCGGGCGGGCATCGTGCGTCTGTGCGCGTGGCGTCCGCTGAGTGGTGGAGAACTCGCTGAGCTGTTGGGGCGCGATCGGCATTACCTGCGCAACAAGCATCTGATTCCGATGGTCGCGAGTGGGGTGCTGGCGTTGCGGCATCCGGGGCAGCCGAATCATCCGCAGCAGGCGTATGTCGTAGCGTGA
- a CDS encoding IS1595 family transposase — MPMNRIQFQQGMSLPEFMSSFGTEEQCAEAVKQARWPQGFECPRCGTAAHYVVGQGARKLYQCNGCRHQTSLTAGSLFASTKLPLRTWFLAIYLLSQAKTGLSALALKRQVGVSYPTAWLMHQKIMHAMAERESQHRLDGTVQLDDAYLGGERSGGKAGRGSENKVPFVAAVSVNDQGHPQYVKLAPVSGFTLEAVGQWAQAALMPGARVVSDGLGCFAAVTSAGCLHTPIVVGQRKPRELPEFTWVNTVLGNLKTTLSGAFHAFKYPKYASSYLAAFAYRFNRRFDLRELVARLIIDVSRCKPRAQRVVRGNAEDRC, encoded by the coding sequence ATGCCGATGAACCGAATCCAGTTCCAGCAAGGGATGTCGCTGCCGGAGTTCATGAGCAGCTTCGGCACGGAAGAGCAATGCGCCGAGGCGGTCAAGCAGGCACGCTGGCCCCAGGGCTTCGAGTGCCCGCGCTGCGGCACTGCGGCGCACTACGTGGTGGGCCAGGGCGCACGCAAGCTGTATCAATGCAACGGCTGCCGCCACCAGACTTCGCTGACCGCGGGCAGCCTGTTCGCGAGCACCAAGCTGCCGCTGAGAACGTGGTTCCTGGCGATCTACCTGCTCAGCCAGGCCAAGACGGGGCTGTCGGCGCTGGCGCTCAAGCGGCAGGTGGGCGTGAGCTACCCGACGGCGTGGCTGATGCACCAGAAGATCATGCACGCGATGGCCGAGCGGGAGAGCCAGCACCGGCTCGACGGCACGGTGCAGCTCGACGATGCCTACCTCGGCGGGGAGCGCAGCGGCGGCAAGGCGGGTCGGGGTTCGGAGAACAAGGTGCCGTTCGTGGCGGCGGTCTCGGTCAATGACCAGGGGCATCCGCAGTACGTCAAGCTCGCGCCGGTGAGCGGCTTCACGCTGGAGGCGGTGGGCCAGTGGGCGCAGGCGGCGCTGATGCCGGGAGCGCGGGTGGTCAGCGACGGGCTGGGGTGCTTCGCCGCGGTCACCAGCGCGGGCTGTCTGCACACGCCGATCGTGGTGGGGCAGCGCAAGCCGCGCGAGCTGCCCGAGTTCACCTGGGTCAACACGGTGCTGGGCAACCTGAAGACGACGTTGTCGGGTGCGTTCCATGCGTTCAAGTACCCCAAGTACGCCAGCAGCTACCTGGCAGCGTTCGCCTACCGCTTCAACCGTCGGTTCGACCTGCGCGAGTTGGTGGCTCGGCTCATCATCGATGTCTCGCGGTGCAAGCCTCGGGCTCAGCGGGTCGTTCGGGGGAATGCTGAGGATCGTTGCTAA
- a CDS encoding IS3 family transposase (programmed frameshift) — protein MTWTTNVTNTKRRVFDASFKLQIVQMIRSQGLGIGEVCRDMKLGETAVRRWLAQADAEQLGQPGIGKPLTAEHQRIRQLEAENKQLRGDVEVLKKAFGLLCPGTAMSFKLVGQLQEKAAVVEQVCRVLGISRSGYYAARRRSRMQPAVCEASVQLKAAFAASGGAYGSRRLRTAVASRGIVMGIYRVRRLMCQHGLRSTWKRKFVHTTDSKHALPISPNVLARQFNPTRPDQAWVADITYIRTRSGWLYLAVVLDLFARKVVGWAMAPDMQAGLVCRALQLAIVQRQPAPGLIVHTDRGSQYASAAHQALLARHGLVGSMSRKGNCWDNAVMERFFLNLKMERVWQRDYANHAEATSDIADYIVSFYNSVRLHSTLGNLPPNAFEHQSAITQPIGLCEIT, from the exons ATCACCTGGACAACGAACGTGACGAACACGAAACGAAGAGTCTTTGACGCGAGCTTCAAGCTGCAGATCGTGCAGATGATCCGGTCGCAGGGCCTGGGCATTGGCGAGGTCTGCCGGGACATGAAGCTGGGCGAGACGGCGGTGCGGCGCTGGCTGGCACAGGCCGATGCGGAACAGCTGGGGCAGCCTGGCATCGGCAAGCCGTTGACGGCGGAGCACCAGCGCATCCGCCAGCTCGAAGCCGAGAACAAGCAACTCCGGGGCGACGTAGAAGTTTTAAAAAAAGCAT TCGGCCTTCTTTGCCCGGGAACTGCGATGAGCTTCAAGCTCGTCGGGCAACTGCAAGAGAAGGCCGCGGTGGTGGAGCAGGTTTGCCGGGTGCTGGGCATCAGCCGCTCGGGCTACTACGCGGCCCGCAGGCGCAGCCGAATGCAGCCGGCGGTGTGCGAGGCCAGCGTGCAACTGAAGGCGGCATTTGCGGCCAGCGGCGGGGCGTACGGCAGCCGACGGCTGCGCACGGCGGTGGCCTCGCGTGGCATCGTCATGGGGATCTACCGCGTGCGCCGTTTGATGTGCCAGCATGGTCTGCGCTCGACGTGGAAGCGCAAGTTCGTGCACACGACCGACAGCAAACACGCGCTGCCGATCTCGCCCAATGTGCTGGCCCGACAGTTCAACCCGACGCGGCCCGATCAGGCCTGGGTCGCCGACATCACCTACATCCGCACGCGCAGCGGCTGGCTGTATCTGGCGGTGGTGCTGGACTTGTTTGCGCGCAAGGTGGTGGGCTGGGCGATGGCCCCGGACATGCAGGCCGGGCTGGTGTGCCGGGCGTTGCAACTGGCCATCGTGCAGCGCCAACCTGCGCCGGGCTTGATCGTCCACACGGATCGCGGCAGCCAGTACGCCAGCGCGGCGCATCAGGCGCTGCTGGCCAGACACGGCCTGGTCGGCAGCATGAGCCGCAAGGGCAACTGCTGGGACAACGCGGTGATGGAGCGCTTCTTCCTGAACCTCAAGATGGAGCGCGTCTGGCAGCGCGATTACGCCAACCATGCCGAGGCCACGAGCGACATCGCCGACTACATCGTCAGCTTCTACAACAGCGTGCGTCTGCACTCCACACTGGGCAACTTGCCACCCAATGCCTTCGAGCATCAATCGGCAATCACACAACCTATCGGGCTGTGCGAAATAACTTGA
- a CDS encoding DUF2442 domain-containing protein: protein MHWDVKPVKPLPEYRLYVEIEDGRRGIFDMKPYLERGVFRELKDERYFRRVGILYGAVTWPHEQDIAPETLLAEMTPLAGC from the coding sequence ATGCACTGGGATGTGAAGCCCGTCAAGCCGCTGCCGGAGTACCGCCTGTATGTGGAAATCGAGGATGGCCGGCGCGGCATCTTCGACATGAAGCCGTATCTGGAACGCGGCGTGTTCCGTGAACTCAAGGATGAGCGCTATTTCAGGCGCGTCGGCATCCTCTATGGCGCCGTGACCTGGCCCCATGAGCAGGACATCGCGCCCGAAACACTGCTGGCCGAGATGACGCCACTGGCCGGGTGCTGA
- a CDS encoding Fic family protein translates to MHAWLTHIHPYIDGNGRVARAIGNLELIRGGYPPIIIKKKERDRYIDALGESDYAGDIRSFAELVFERIEGALIGLESSARRKQDYNPIIERLRAQQEQQLKIWSTSVMQLADIIKYKISSKIEELGGKCTIKNFDALDLVDYISLSNNSSVARSWAFIVTVTIPGFEKFEKLAYIINRSQLMRKSFKDQGGPSIQWSSPNPTGFPKWIADGEKFPSCIEASTSPVDGNEWFVRNSQDKITKIGTMNLAENLANSLLNAILEKSE, encoded by the coding sequence TTGCATGCATGGCTCACTCATATTCATCCGTATATTGATGGAAATGGGCGAGTGGCTCGTGCAATTGGCAATCTTGAATTAATCAGAGGCGGCTATCCTCCGATAATAATCAAGAAAAAAGAACGCGATCGTTACATCGACGCATTGGGTGAGTCGGATTATGCTGGAGATATTCGATCATTTGCCGAATTGGTTTTTGAACGAATTGAAGGTGCCTTAATAGGTTTAGAATCTTCTGCGCGGAGAAAGCAGGATTATAATCCAATAATAGAACGGCTTCGCGCGCAACAAGAGCAGCAACTAAAAATCTGGTCTACCAGTGTTATGCAACTAGCAGACATCATCAAATACAAGATATCTTCAAAAATTGAAGAACTTGGCGGCAAATGCACAATCAAAAATTTCGATGCTCTTGATTTGGTTGACTACATTTCTTTGTCCAACAACAGTAGCGTTGCAAGAAGCTGGGCATTTATTGTGACGGTAACCATACCTGGATTTGAGAAATTTGAAAAACTGGCTTACATAATTAATCGTAGCCAATTAATGAGAAAATCATTCAAAGATCAAGGAGGTCCATCAATTCAGTGGTCAAGCCCTAACCCAACGGGGTTTCCAAAATGGATTGCAGACGGGGAAAAATTCCCCTCTTGCATAGAAGCGTCAACATCGCCAGTTGATGGTAATGAATGGTTTGTTAGAAATTCACAAGATAAGATAACAAAAATTGGAACGATGAATTTGGCAGAAAATTTAGCAAATTCACTTCTTAATGCTATTTTGGAAAAATCAGAATAA
- a CDS encoding DUF6920 family protein, producing the protein MDRWLVGGLGVLAVLVAVGVAAVAGLSRIGATRWAEATAALHQQLDAAQAAPAAGRQFNAARDLDGLPPPVQRYLRAALTEGQRRVRSVDMAQVGTMDLGERTPRWKPFRATERFAIDRPGFVWDAAIAVFPGVPVRVHDAYVAGEGRLHPAVFGLFTLTDQRDTGGELAQGELLRFLAEAPWYPTLLLPGPNLRWEPVDDRAARVTLRDGATVVTMTFRFGDDAMVDSMRAEARGRMVDGHSVPTVWEGRWSDYAVRDGMRVPLAGEVAWRLPEGLKPYWRGRVTRLTYTFVD; encoded by the coding sequence ATGGACAGGTGGCTGGTCGGAGGATTGGGCGTGCTCGCCGTGCTGGTGGCGGTGGGCGTGGCGGCGGTAGCCGGACTGTCGCGGATCGGCGCCACGCGCTGGGCGGAGGCCACGGCGGCGCTGCACCAGCAGCTCGATGCCGCCCAGGCGGCACCCGCCGCCGGCCGCCAGTTCAACGCGGCCCGCGACCTCGACGGCCTGCCCCCACCCGTGCAGCGCTACCTGCGCGCCGCGCTGACCGAGGGCCAGCGGCGGGTCCGCAGCGTGGACATGGCGCAGGTCGGCACCATGGACCTCGGCGAACGCACGCCCCGCTGGAAACCCTTCCGCGCCACCGAGCGGTTCGCCATCGACCGGCCGGGCTTCGTCTGGGACGCAGCCATCGCGGTGTTCCCGGGCGTGCCGGTGCGGGTGCACGACGCCTATGTGGCGGGCGAGGGCCGGCTGCATCCGGCCGTGTTCGGGCTGTTCACGCTCACCGACCAGCGCGACACCGGCGGCGAACTGGCGCAGGGCGAGTTGCTGCGCTTCCTGGCCGAGGCGCCCTGGTACCCGACCCTGCTGCTGCCCGGCCCGAATCTGCGCTGGGAGCCGGTGGACGACCGCGCGGCGCGGGTCACGCTGCGCGACGGGGCCACCGTGGTGACGATGACCTTCCGCTTCGGCGACGACGCGATGGTCGACTCGATGCGGGCCGAGGCGCGGGGACGCATGGTGGACGGACACAGCGTGCCGACCGTGTGGGAGGGCCGCTGGTCGGACTACGCGGTGCGCGACGGCATGCGCGTGCCGCTGGCGGGCGAGGTGGCGTGGCGTCTGCCCGAAGGACTGAAGCCCTACTGGCGCGGGCGGGTCACGCGGCTGACCTACACCTTCGTTGACTGA